A single genomic interval of Zingiber officinale cultivar Zhangliang chromosome 4A, Zo_v1.1, whole genome shotgun sequence harbors:
- the LOC121969893 gene encoding pentatricopeptide repeat-containing protein At1g08610-like: MVFSQKPVSDICCFSRLSYNINSNYVYGSRVDSRMKLLAVHIECPTKLYLYHDSQIDRSPPLQISHISPQLNGGPVDIIEGSIKTFCGSRKSMTTEFAKPTWLSTSNINGSMFDGYFVDCDELSNNDILRNFCKKGKIMEACSLIDVMARLNQVPDFPSCANLIRGLVNNDRIEKATRVLNIMIFSGGVPDIITYNKLIGCLCRRGQLNAAIKLVEEMSFCGCDPDVITFNILFRSMFSIGKYDEAIWFWKDQLRKGYPPYLVSYTILLQLIFKHCGILRAIDVMQDLISEGCHPDQVTFNSLLNLICKGGNLDDAKIIMAGFTTHGLEPNAITYNTILHCFCMQGQWAEADDILLIMKEASFTPTVVTYNILINSLCKYQILDKAIDILIMMTNEGCSPDIVTYNTLLAAMCKLDMVEQALDILHILRDHGFSLVVITYNTLIDGLAKKGEIKKVMSLYDEMIDDGITPDDITYGSLVMGFCKQDMVDEATLVLQEMVKRGCRIRGSTSTLLIWSLCRNGKLDRAVEILSTMVSRCTKSSKTFYKALVKSVADSGMTEAATRMYKMLIELKVLEED, encoded by the coding sequence ATGGTGTTCTCACAGAAGCCTGTGAGTGATATTTGTTGCTTCAGCAGGCTATCTTACAACATCAACTCCAACTATGTTTATGGTTCACGAGTTGACTCACGGATGAAACTTTTGGCAGTTCACATAGAGTGCCCAACAAAGCTCTATCTTTACCATGATTCACAGATTGATAGATCTCCTCCACTTCAAATTTCACATATTAGTCCACAACTGAATGGTGGTCCCGTAGATATAATTGAAGGAAGCATCAAAACTTTCTGTGGTTCTCGAAAGTCAATGACCACTGAATTCGCTAAACCAACGTGGTTATCAACTTCAAACATAAATGGTTCAATGTTTGATGGGTACTTTGTGGACTGTGATGAGCTGTCCAACAATGACATCCTGCGCAATTTCTGCAAAAAAGGGAAAATCATGGAGGCTTGCAGTTTGATTGATGTTATGGCGCGATTGAATCAGGTGCCAGATTTCCCATCTTGTGCAAACTTGATCCGTGGTTTGGTCAATAATGATAGAATTGAAAAGGCCACTCGTGTTCTTAATATCATGATTTTTTCTGGTGGGGTTCCAGACATTATTACATACAACAAATTGATAGGTTGTCTTTGCAGGAGAGGGCAGCTAAATGCTGCTATTAAACTTGTTGAAGAAATGAGTTTTTGTGGTTGCGATCCTGATGTGATAACATTTAACATTTTGTTTAGATCCATGTTTTCCATCGGTAAGTATGACGAGGCAATCTGGTTTTGGAAGGATCAGCTGAGAAAAGGTTATCCTCCATATCTTGTTTCTTACACTATTCTTCTTCAACTTATATTCAAACACTGTGGTATATTGAGAGCTATTGATGTTATGCAAGATTTAATCTCAGAAGGATGCCATCCTGATCAGGTGACCTTTAATTCTCTCCTCAATTTAATCTGCAAAGGGGGTAACTTGGATGACGCCAAAATCATTATGGCTGGTTTTACGACACATGGTTTAGAACCAAATGCAATAACCTATAACACGATACTTCACTGCTTCTGTATGCAAGGACAGTGGGCTGAAGCGGATGATATACTATTGATCATGAAGGAAGCTTCATTTACACCAACTGTCGTTACATACAATATCTTAATTAACAGTTTGTGTAAATACCAGATCCTTGATAAAGCGATTGATATCTTGATTATGATGACGAATGAGGGTTGTTCACCTGATATTGTCACTTACAACACTCTTCTTGCAGCAATGTGTAAACTGGACATGGTAGAGCAGGCTTTAGATATACTTCATATTTTGAGGGACCACGGATTTTCTTTGGTTGTCATTACATATAACACCTTGATTGATGGACTGGCAAAGAAGGGGGAGATTAAGAAAGTGATGTCTTTGTATGACGAGATGATAGATGATGGAATCACTCCCGATGACATAACCTATGGTTCACTGGTTATGGGATTTTGCAAACAAGATATGGTCGATGAAGCAACACTGGTGTTGCAAGAGATGGTTAAGAGAGGTTGCAGGATTAGAGGCAGTACTTCTACCCTTTTGATATGGTCGTTGTGCAGAAATGGAAAGCTGGATAGAGCAGTTGAAATTTTGAGTACTATGGTATCAAGATGTACCAAATCCAGTAAAACGTTTTACAAGGCACTAGTTAAAAGTGTTGCTGACTCTGGAATGACTGAGGCAGCTACGCGGATGTATAAGATGTTAATTGAGCtcaaagttcttgaagaagacTGA